A single region of the Thunnus maccoyii chromosome 10, fThuMac1.1, whole genome shotgun sequence genome encodes:
- the aste1a gene encoding protein asteroid homolog 1 isoform X1, with amino-acid sequence MGVRGLVTFIESHPQIYRDVRFMKSRLVIDGSNLVHFLYFDSGLDQNHGGEYAGFEELIEKFIAALRACEVAPYVVMDGGSDQTDKKLETVTKRAEDRIQKAHRAAVDGGKEGILPQLAKLVFIQTLARLEVPVARCFAEADQEIASLAREWRCPVLSRDSDFYIFDLPAGLLPISHFQWEGVKQRGLQSYIPCKGYNISSFCTLFNIQRQLLPTFAALAGNDYVKLERMDSSISWAQYAPAGSATASRLEGLLHWLKIFQQPQEALEAALQLMEGLTTKKKLKVQQGLALGMEEYMLPPSTLMRFFMDGVAPPFPEEEEVAGLVPDWTWLPLTQSRLTTDILDVLLLKRMSLSFPVDHGNMPSACLTSRPIRQVMYGLLLGRGTQLHVEERDRDGLQLKFNPVHPTFKGVAKQLKLDSLDKAEPSQRLQVLLGALGVSQASLSCLPAHLHLPVAVTCYWFQRAQPTPDLGLLKALVLSIGDALKKRTAVQNYHSNLKPHVNVAHAFNQWQSCLKDSIHLNQLLGWPLPEPCMARLYEGTLVHQLVHTMRSGRKLRNFLKNDRSSAKLYQTMLSVIHQFKAQVAVPVTSQTQKKPTSPRQRLPLDDLTTNLQQLFIMYDDEETENEVISAVRAAQDLQFVDKVSWRTRHKAKERNNSCKNPELARKTECRGWDIL; translated from the exons ATGGGTGTTCGAGGCTTGGTCACTTTCATAGAGAGCCACCCGCAGATCTACCGGGACGTCCGGTTCATGAAGAGCCGGCTGGTGATCGACGGCTCCAACCTGGTCCACTTCTTGTACTTCGACTCAG GTCTGGACCAGAATCATGGCGGGGAGTATGCTGGCTTTGAAGAGCTGATTGAGAAGTTCATCGCAGCCCTCAGAGCCTGTGAGGTGGCACCATATGTGGTGATGGACGGAGGCTCAGACCAAACCGACAAAAAGCTTGAAACTGTGACGAAAAGAGCTGAAGATCGAATCCAGAAAGCCCATCGAGCAGCGGTGGACGGTGGGAAGGAGGGCATCTTGCCACAGCTGGCCAAGCTGGTGTTCATACAGACGCTGGCCCGGCTAGAAGTCCCAGTGGCCCGGTGCTTTGCAGAGGCTGACCAGGAGATAGCCTCACTGGCCAGAGAGTGGCGGTGCCCGGTGCTTTCCAGAGACAGCGACTTCTACATCTTTGACCTCCCGGCGGGGCTGCTGCCCATCTCTCATTTCCAGTGGGAAGGGGTGAAGCAGAGAGGCTTGCAGAGCTACATCCCCTGTAAGGGCTACAACATCTCCAGCTTCTGCACCTTGTTCAACATCCAGCGCCAGCTCCTGCCCACTTTTGCCGCCCTGGCCGGGAATGACTACGTGAAGCTGGAGAGGATGGATTCATCCATCTCCTGGGCTCAATATGCCCCGGCAGGCAGCGCGACGGCAAGCCGCCTGGAGGGATTGCTTCACTGGCTGAAGATCTTCCAGCAGCCTCAGGAGGCCTTGGAGGCAGCACTGCAGCTGATGGAAGGGTTGACCACGAAGAAAAAACTGAAGGTGCAGCAGGGCTTGGCTCTGGGGATGGAAGAGTACATGCTGCCTCCCAGCACCCTGATGAGGTTCTTCATGGATGGGGTGGCACCTCCATTcccagaagaggaagag GTGGCTGGTCTTGTCCCAGATTGGACCTGGCTGCCTCTCACACAGTCCCGACTAACAACGGACATCCTGGACGTGCTGCTGTTGAAGAGGATGAGCCTCAGCTTTCCTGTGGACCATGGCAACATGCCCAGTGCTTGCCTGACCTCCAGGCCAATCCGCCAGGTGATGTACGGGCTGCTGCTGGGCAGAGGTACACAGCTTCATGTGGAGGAGCGAGACAGGGACGGCTTGCAGCTGAAATTCAACCCGGTCCATCCAACCTTCAAAGGGGTCGCTAAGCAGTTGAAACTCGACTCACTGGATAAG GCGGAGCCCTCTCAGCGTCTGCAGGTGTTACTGGGGGCTTTGGGGGTGTCTCAGGCCTCTCTGAGCTGCCTGCCGGCTCACCTGCACCTCCCAGTGGCCGTCACCTGCTACTGGTTTCAGAGAGCTCAACCCACTCCAGACCTGGGACTGCTGAAGGCGCTGGTGCTGAGCATCGGAGATGCACTGAAAAAAAGGACag ctgtGCAGAATTATCACTCTAACCTCAAGCCGCATGTCAATGTGGCTCATGCCTTCAACCAATGGCAGTCCTGCCTGAAAGACAGCATCCACCTGAACCAGCTGCTGGGCTGGCCGTTACCTGAACCATGCATGGCACG GTTGTATGAGGGGACGCTGGTCCACCAGCTGGTCCACACCATGAGGTCAGGAAGAAAACTGAGGAACTTTCTGAAGAATGATCGCTCCAGTGCAAAGCTGTACCAAACCATGCTGTCCGTCATCCACCAGTTTAAGGCTCAGGTAGCGGTGCCAGTAACCTCACAGACCCAGAAGAAACCAACGTCTCCACGGCAGCGGCTGCCTCTGGACGACCTGACCACcaacctgcagcagctgttcatCATGTACGACGACGAGGAAACTGAGAATGAAGTAATCAGCGCGGTCAGAGCAGCGCAGGATCTACAGTTCGTTGATAAGGTGTCGTGGAGGACTCGTCACAAAGCTAAGGAGCGAAACAACAGCTGCAAAAACCCAGAATTGGCCCGCAAAACGGAGTGCCGAGGCTGGGACATCCTCTGA
- the aste1a gene encoding protein asteroid homolog 1 isoform X2, protein MGVRGLVTFIESHPQIYRDVRFMKSRLVIDGSNLVHFLYFDSGLDQNHGGEYAGFEELIEKFIAALRACEVAPYVVMDGGSDQTDKKLETVTKRAEDRIQKAHRAAVDGGKEGILPQLAKLVFIQTLARLEVPVARCFAEADQEIASLAREWRCPVLSRDSDFYIFDLPAGLLPISHFQWEGVKQRGLQSYIPCKGYNISSFCTLFNIQRQLLPTFAALAGNDYVKLERMDSSISWAQYAPAGSATASRLEGLLHWLKIFQQPQEALEAALQLMEGLTTKKKLKVQQGLALGMEEYMLPPSTLMRFFMDGVAPPFPEEEEVAGLVPDWTWLPLTQSRLTTDILDVLLLKRMSLSFPVDHGNMPSACLTSRPIRQVMYGLLLGRGTQLHVEERDRDGLQLKFNPVHPTFKGVAKQLKLDSLDKAEPSQRLQVLLGALGVSQASLSCLPAHLHLPVAVTCYWFQRAQPTPDLGLLKALVLSIGDALKKRTAVQNYHSNLKPHVNVAHAFNQWQSCLKDSIHLNQLLGWPLPEPCMARLYEGTLVHQLVHTMRSGRKLRNFLKNDRSSAKLYQTMLSVIQDDLTTNLQQLFIMYDDEETENEVISAVRAAQDLQFVDKVSWRTRHKAKERNNSCKNPELARKTECRGWDIL, encoded by the exons ATGGGTGTTCGAGGCTTGGTCACTTTCATAGAGAGCCACCCGCAGATCTACCGGGACGTCCGGTTCATGAAGAGCCGGCTGGTGATCGACGGCTCCAACCTGGTCCACTTCTTGTACTTCGACTCAG GTCTGGACCAGAATCATGGCGGGGAGTATGCTGGCTTTGAAGAGCTGATTGAGAAGTTCATCGCAGCCCTCAGAGCCTGTGAGGTGGCACCATATGTGGTGATGGACGGAGGCTCAGACCAAACCGACAAAAAGCTTGAAACTGTGACGAAAAGAGCTGAAGATCGAATCCAGAAAGCCCATCGAGCAGCGGTGGACGGTGGGAAGGAGGGCATCTTGCCACAGCTGGCCAAGCTGGTGTTCATACAGACGCTGGCCCGGCTAGAAGTCCCAGTGGCCCGGTGCTTTGCAGAGGCTGACCAGGAGATAGCCTCACTGGCCAGAGAGTGGCGGTGCCCGGTGCTTTCCAGAGACAGCGACTTCTACATCTTTGACCTCCCGGCGGGGCTGCTGCCCATCTCTCATTTCCAGTGGGAAGGGGTGAAGCAGAGAGGCTTGCAGAGCTACATCCCCTGTAAGGGCTACAACATCTCCAGCTTCTGCACCTTGTTCAACATCCAGCGCCAGCTCCTGCCCACTTTTGCCGCCCTGGCCGGGAATGACTACGTGAAGCTGGAGAGGATGGATTCATCCATCTCCTGGGCTCAATATGCCCCGGCAGGCAGCGCGACGGCAAGCCGCCTGGAGGGATTGCTTCACTGGCTGAAGATCTTCCAGCAGCCTCAGGAGGCCTTGGAGGCAGCACTGCAGCTGATGGAAGGGTTGACCACGAAGAAAAAACTGAAGGTGCAGCAGGGCTTGGCTCTGGGGATGGAAGAGTACATGCTGCCTCCCAGCACCCTGATGAGGTTCTTCATGGATGGGGTGGCACCTCCATTcccagaagaggaagag GTGGCTGGTCTTGTCCCAGATTGGACCTGGCTGCCTCTCACACAGTCCCGACTAACAACGGACATCCTGGACGTGCTGCTGTTGAAGAGGATGAGCCTCAGCTTTCCTGTGGACCATGGCAACATGCCCAGTGCTTGCCTGACCTCCAGGCCAATCCGCCAGGTGATGTACGGGCTGCTGCTGGGCAGAGGTACACAGCTTCATGTGGAGGAGCGAGACAGGGACGGCTTGCAGCTGAAATTCAACCCGGTCCATCCAACCTTCAAAGGGGTCGCTAAGCAGTTGAAACTCGACTCACTGGATAAG GCGGAGCCCTCTCAGCGTCTGCAGGTGTTACTGGGGGCTTTGGGGGTGTCTCAGGCCTCTCTGAGCTGCCTGCCGGCTCACCTGCACCTCCCAGTGGCCGTCACCTGCTACTGGTTTCAGAGAGCTCAACCCACTCCAGACCTGGGACTGCTGAAGGCGCTGGTGCTGAGCATCGGAGATGCACTGAAAAAAAGGACag ctgtGCAGAATTATCACTCTAACCTCAAGCCGCATGTCAATGTGGCTCATGCCTTCAACCAATGGCAGTCCTGCCTGAAAGACAGCATCCACCTGAACCAGCTGCTGGGCTGGCCGTTACCTGAACCATGCATGGCACG GTTGTATGAGGGGACGCTGGTCCACCAGCTGGTCCACACCATGAGGTCAGGAAGAAAACTGAGGAACTTTCTGAAGAATGATCGCTCCAGTGCAAAGCTGTACCAAACCATGCTGTCCGTCATCCA GGACGACCTGACCACcaacctgcagcagctgttcatCATGTACGACGACGAGGAAACTGAGAATGAAGTAATCAGCGCGGTCAGAGCAGCGCAGGATCTACAGTTCGTTGATAAGGTGTCGTGGAGGACTCGTCACAAAGCTAAGGAGCGAAACAACAGCTGCAAAAACCCAGAATTGGCCCGCAAAACGGAGTGCCGAGGCTGGGACATCCTCTGA